The Microbacterium foliorum genome has a window encoding:
- the rplI gene encoding 50S ribosomal protein L9: MAKLILTNEVAGLGSAGDVVEVKNGFARNYLIPQGFATAWTRGGEKQVASIQAARQARAIHDRDEAVALKNSLESTKVRLAVKAGNEGRLFGSVKTDHIADAVAAAGLGSIDKRKVHIPSPIKVTGEHEATVRLHDDVTAVITLQVVAAK, from the coding sequence ATGGCAAAGCTGATTCTCACGAACGAGGTCGCCGGGCTGGGCAGTGCCGGTGACGTGGTCGAGGTCAAGAACGGGTTCGCCCGTAACTACCTCATCCCCCAGGGCTTCGCTACGGCGTGGACCCGCGGTGGCGAAAAGCAGGTCGCTTCGATCCAGGCTGCTCGTCAGGCGCGTGCGATCCACGACCGCGACGAGGCCGTGGCACTGAAGAACTCCCTCGAGAGCACCAAGGTGCGCCTGGCCGTCAAGGCCGGCAACGAGGGTCGCCTCTTCGGCTCGGTCAAGACCGATCACATCGCGGATGCTGTCGCAGCCGCGGGTCTCGGCTCGATCGACAAGCGCAAGGTGCACATCCCGTCGCCCATCAAGGTCACGGGCGAGCACGAGGCCACGGTTCGTCTGCACGACGACGTGACCGCAGTCATCACGCTGCAGGTCGTCGCCGCCAAGTAA
- the rpsR gene encoding 30S ribosomal protein S18, translating into MAGKSSGDRRKPRKGAKNAAPAKSIRVGVIDYKDVSTLRKFVSERGKIRARRITGVSVQEQRLIATAIKNAREMALLPYAGAGR; encoded by the coding sequence ATGGCTGGAAAGTCGAGCGGCGACCGCCGCAAGCCGCGGAAGGGCGCGAAGAACGCCGCTCCCGCGAAGTCGATCCGGGTCGGAGTCATCGATTACAAGGATGTCTCCACCCTCCGTAAGTTCGTCTCGGAGCGCGGCAAGATCCGCGCCCGTCGTATCACCGGTGTCTCGGTGCAGGAGCAGCGTCTGATCGCCACGGCGATCAAGAACGCACGCGAGATGGCGCTCCTGCCCTACGCTGGCGCCGGCCGGTAA
- a CDS encoding single-stranded DNA-binding protein, with amino-acid sequence MAGETVITVVGNLTADPELRYTQNGLPVANFTIASTPRNFDRAANEWKDGEALFLRASVWREFAEHVAGSLTKGMRVMAQGRLRQRSYQDREGNQRTAIELEVDEIGPSLRYATAQVTRAASNGGGGGGGGQSRPAQQQQVSEEPWSTPGSSTSADAWSTPGSFGDDTPF; translated from the coding sequence ATGGCCGGCGAAACAGTCATCACCGTGGTGGGCAACCTCACGGCCGACCCCGAGCTGCGGTACACGCAGAACGGACTGCCGGTGGCGAACTTCACCATCGCTTCGACGCCTCGGAACTTCGATCGCGCCGCCAACGAGTGGAAGGACGGCGAAGCGCTGTTCCTCCGTGCGTCGGTCTGGCGTGAATTCGCCGAGCACGTGGCGGGTTCGCTGACCAAGGGCATGCGCGTCATGGCGCAGGGCCGTCTGCGTCAGCGCTCCTACCAGGACCGCGAGGGCAACCAGCGCACCGCTATCGAGCTGGAGGTCGACGAGATCGGCCCCTCGCTCCGGTATGCGACTGCACAGGTCACCCGTGCGGCCTCGAACGGTGGCGGCGGCGGTGGCGGCGGACAGTCGCGTCCCGCTCAGCAGCAGCAGGTGTCGGAGGAGCCGTGGTCAACGCCCGGCTCGTCGACCAGTGCCGATGCCTGGAGCACTCCGGGCAGCTTCGGCGACGACACCCCCTTCTGA
- the rpsF gene encoding 30S ribosomal protein S6 has product MTHQYELMVILTPEIDERQVAPTLDKFLKVITNDGGSIDKVDIWGKRRLAYEIQKKNEGIYAVVNFTATSEATQELDRQLKLNEQIMRTKVLRSEEAQAMVATEAKRTEEKAARKAAKAAKA; this is encoded by the coding sequence GTGACGCACCAGTACGAACTCATGGTCATTCTGACCCCCGAGATCGATGAGCGCCAGGTCGCTCCTACGCTCGACAAGTTCCTCAAGGTCATCACCAACGATGGCGGTTCGATCGACAAGGTCGACATCTGGGGCAAGCGCCGTCTCGCGTACGAGATCCAGAAGAAGAACGAGGGCATCTACGCCGTCGTCAACTTCACCGCGACCAGCGAGGCCACGCAGGAGCTCGATCGTCAGCTGAAGCTGAACGAGCAGATCATGCGCACCAAGGTCCTCCGCTCCGAGGAAGCTCAGGCGATGGTCGCGACCGAAGCCAAGCGCACCGAAGAGAAGGCTGCCCGCAAGGCCGCCAAGGCTGCGAAGGCCTGA